A genomic window from Silene latifolia isolate original U9 population chromosome Y, ASM4854445v1, whole genome shotgun sequence includes:
- the LOC141628155 gene encoding protein FAR1-RELATED SEQUENCE 2-like, with amino-acid sequence MEQRRYNQRFLDAASDNTLPEVSSKTMIEKHASKIYTHTVFDEFLEQVQAAPCSCAVRGFSEQENVDIIGVEDAYKQRRIFQVAHNNESLETTCTCKMFEMKGILCKQIIWIISGK; translated from the exons ATGGAACAACGACGCTATAATCAGAGATTTCTTGATGCTGCAAGTGACAACACGTTGCCAGAGGTTTCCTCTAAGACAATGATTGAAAAACATGCctctaaaatctacacacatactGTTTTCGATGAGTTCCTAGAGCAAGTGCAAGCGGCTCCCTGTTCTTGTGCCGTTAGGGGATTTTCTGAGCAAGAAAATGTCGACATTATAGGTGTTGAAGATGCCTACAAGCAACGTAGAATATTTCAG GTTGCTCATAATAACGAATCATTGGAAACAACATGTACTTGCAAGATGTTTGAGATGAAAGGAATCCTTTGTAAACAGATTATATGGATTATATCAGGAAAATGA